The following proteins are encoded in a genomic region of Oryza brachyantha chromosome 11, ObraRS2, whole genome shotgun sequence:
- the LOC102712855 gene encoding probable peptide/nitrate transporter At3g43790 isoform X1, with protein sequence MAAGDEVAAAAAPPLPETAYYHEGCPGCAVDRSKALNPGVPYLRFFHIWIIILVSCLPISLLFPFLYFMIRDLHIAKRVEDIGFYAGFVGASYMLGRALTSAAWGMVADYIGRKPVIIFGIFSAFVFNTLFGLSTQYWMAITTRFLLGSLNGLLGPIRAYAIEVCRPEHQAIGLSLVSTSWAIGLIVGPAIGGYLAQPSEKYPNLFPTNSLFGRFPYFLPCLCMSVFCLAILISCIWLPETLHKHATERNGDCENESLSTHLLDSEELAEQHISAAKNKSLFKNWPLMSSIILFCIVSFDDMAYTEIFSLWSESDREYGGLNFSSEDVGQVLGITGASILLYQTFIYPHIVKVLGIINTSRVAIILSMALLFGYASMTYLSRPWLSIVVNIASVLKNNFVVTIVTCSFILQNNSVPQHQRATANGLATTLMSFFKAFAPAGAGIVFSWAQKRQHAFFFPGDQMVFSLLIIIEHLELIWTFRPFLAMP encoded by the exons ATGGCTGCAGGCGACgaggtagcagcagcagctgcgccgccgttgccggagACGGCGTACTACCATGAGGGCTGCCCCGGCTGCGCCGTCGACCGGAGCAAGGCGCTCAACCCCGGCGTCCCCTACCTGCGCTTCTTCCACATCTGGATCATCATCCTCGTCTCAT GTTTGCCGATATCCTTATTATTTCCCTTCTTATACTTCATG ATAAGAGACTTGCATATTGCAAAAAGAGTAGAAGACATTGGATTCTATGCAGGTTTCGTAG gAGCATCATATATGCTTGGTAGAGCTTTAACTTCTGCTGCTTGGGGGATGGTAGCAGATTATATCGGGAGGAAGCCCGTTATCATTTTTGGAATTTTCTCTGC ATTTGTGTTCAATACTCTGTTTGGCCTAAGCACACAATATTGGATGGCGATAACTACACGATTTCTTTTAGGTTCATTAAATGGCTTACTTGGACCAATAAGA GCTTATGCCATAGAAGTTTGTCGACCAGAGCATCAAGCCATTGGGTTATCATTG gtTAGCACCTCATGGGCAATAGGTCTTATTGTTGGGCCAGCTATTGGTGGATATCTTGCACAG CCATCAGAAAAATACCCAAATCTATTTCCTACCAACTCATTATTTGGAAG GTTCCCATATTTTTTACCATGTTTATGTATGTCGGTCTTCTGCCTCGCTATTCTCATAAGCTGCATATGGCTCCCG GAAACACTACATAAGCATGCAACAGAAAGAAATGGAGATTGTGAAAATGAATCTTTGAGTACACATTTACTTGATTCTGAAGAGCTCGCTGAGCAACACATTAGTGCAGCTAAAAATAAGAGCTTATTTAAGAATTGGCCCTTGATGTCATCTATCATCCTTTTCTGCATTGTCTCCTTTGATGACATGGCTTACACAGAG ATATTTTCTCTATGGTCTGAAAGTGACAGAGAATATGGCGGACTAAATTTCTCGTCTGAGGATGTCGGTCAAGTTCTTGGAATTACAG GTGCTAGCATACTTTTATACCAGACATTTATATACCCACATATTGTGAAAGTTCTTGGAATAATCAACACTTCTCGTGTTGCAATA ATTCTTTCTATGGCACTACTTTTTGGTTATGCTTCCATGACTTATCTCTCAAGACCTTGGTTATCCATAGTAGTAAATATTGCATCGGtgcttaaaaataactttgtg GTTACTATTGTTACATGTTCTTTCATTCTTCAGAACAATTCTGTG CCTCAGCATCAAAGAGCAACTGCAAATGGCTTGGCCACCACATTAATGTCCTTCTTCAAGGCATTTGCTCCGGCTGGAGCTGGTATTGT GTTTTCGTGGGCACAAAAACGCCAACatgcctttttctttccag GTGACCAAATGGTGTTCTCTCTTTTAATCATTATTGAACATCTGGAACTTATTTGGACATTCAGACCATTTCTAGCTATGCCATAG
- the LOC102712855 gene encoding probable peptide/nitrate transporter At3g43790 isoform X4: MLGRALTSAAWGMVADYIGRKPVIIFGIFSAFVFNTLFGLSTQYWMAITTRFLLGSLNGLLGPIRAYAIEVCRPEHQAIGLSLVSTSWAIGLIVGPAIGGYLAQPSEKYPNLFPTNSLFGRFPYFLPCLCMSVFCLAILISCIWLPETLHKHATERNGDCENESLSTHLLDSEELAEQHISAAKNKSLFKNWPLMSSIILFCIVSFDDMAYTEIFSLWSESDREYGGLNFSSEDVGQVLGITGASILLYQTFIYPHIVKVLGIINTSRVAIILSMALLFGYASMTYLSRPWLSIVVNIASVLKNNFVVTIVTCSFILQNNSVPQHQRATANGLATTLMSFFKAFAPAGAGIVFSWAQKRQHAFFFPGDQMVFSLLIIIEHLELIWTFRPFLAMP; this comes from the exons ATGCTTGGTAGAGCTTTAACTTCTGCTGCTTGGGGGATGGTAGCAGATTATATCGGGAGGAAGCCCGTTATCATTTTTGGAATTTTCTCTGC ATTTGTGTTCAATACTCTGTTTGGCCTAAGCACACAATATTGGATGGCGATAACTACACGATTTCTTTTAGGTTCATTAAATGGCTTACTTGGACCAATAAGA GCTTATGCCATAGAAGTTTGTCGACCAGAGCATCAAGCCATTGGGTTATCATTG gtTAGCACCTCATGGGCAATAGGTCTTATTGTTGGGCCAGCTATTGGTGGATATCTTGCACAG CCATCAGAAAAATACCCAAATCTATTTCCTACCAACTCATTATTTGGAAG GTTCCCATATTTTTTACCATGTTTATGTATGTCGGTCTTCTGCCTCGCTATTCTCATAAGCTGCATATGGCTCCCG GAAACACTACATAAGCATGCAACAGAAAGAAATGGAGATTGTGAAAATGAATCTTTGAGTACACATTTACTTGATTCTGAAGAGCTCGCTGAGCAACACATTAGTGCAGCTAAAAATAAGAGCTTATTTAAGAATTGGCCCTTGATGTCATCTATCATCCTTTTCTGCATTGTCTCCTTTGATGACATGGCTTACACAGAG ATATTTTCTCTATGGTCTGAAAGTGACAGAGAATATGGCGGACTAAATTTCTCGTCTGAGGATGTCGGTCAAGTTCTTGGAATTACAG GTGCTAGCATACTTTTATACCAGACATTTATATACCCACATATTGTGAAAGTTCTTGGAATAATCAACACTTCTCGTGTTGCAATA ATTCTTTCTATGGCACTACTTTTTGGTTATGCTTCCATGACTTATCTCTCAAGACCTTGGTTATCCATAGTAGTAAATATTGCATCGGtgcttaaaaataactttgtg GTTACTATTGTTACATGTTCTTTCATTCTTCAGAACAATTCTGTG CCTCAGCATCAAAGAGCAACTGCAAATGGCTTGGCCACCACATTAATGTCCTTCTTCAAGGCATTTGCTCCGGCTGGAGCTGGTATTGT GTTTTCGTGGGCACAAAAACGCCAACatgcctttttctttccag GTGACCAAATGGTGTTCTCTCTTTTAATCATTATTGAACATCTGGAACTTATTTGGACATTCAGACCATTTCTAGCTATGCCATAG
- the LOC102713859 gene encoding dual specificity protein phosphatase 12, which translates to MHLVRERLFFGDMNDAIAALTTTASAQDTGGFSFTHVLSVVSSASISFITDCRPGLSIPTEEVRRVVAGEEGAPPVSAVPPGRLMRVVECAGVGLRVTRMAVPLRDTEEENLLDHLEPCLDFIDGGRKEGNVLVHCFAGVSRSATIITAYLMRTERKYLEEALESLKEVNESVCPNDGFLEQLKLFEEMGFKVDTSSPLYKRFRLKLLGQSYKIGEKVGNHVFEDDPGVPKQHNSSAQSLSNKENQQTAYRCKKCRRIVAVQENVVSHTPGEGESCFQWHNKRKGGQSHNKEQDCSSLFVEPLKWMTPVEDGALEGKLSCIHCGARLGYFNWSGIQCNCGSWITPAFQISKSKVDISTT; encoded by the exons ATGCACCTCGTCCGCGAGCGCCTCTTCTTCGGCGACATGAAcgacgccatcgccgcgctcaccaccaccgcctccgcgcagGACACCGGCGGCTTCAGCTTCACCCATGTCCTCTCCGTCGTCAGCTCCGCCTCCATCTCCTTCATCACCGACTGCCGCCCGGGCCTCTCCATCCCCACCGAGGAGGTCCGCCGcgtggtcgccggcgaggagggcgcgCCGCCGGTCTCCGCCGTGCCGCCCGGCCGGCTGATGCGGGTGGTGGAGTGCGCTGGGGTCGGGCTGCGGGTTACGCGGATGGCTGTGCCACTGCGGGATACCGAGGAGGAGAACCTGCTCGATCACCTCGAGCCCTGTCTTGATTTCATCGATGGCGGCAGGAAGGAGGGGAACGTCCTTGTCCATTGCTTTGCTGGGGTCTCCAGAAG TGCTACTATCATCACTGCTTATCTTATGAgaacagaaagaaaatatcTGGAAG AAGCACTAGAATCTCTAAAGGAAGTTAATGAGTCTGTTTGCCCAAATGATGGTTTTCTTGAGCAG TTGAAACTTTTTGAAGAAATGGGCTTCAAAGTTGATACTTCAAGTCCTTTATACAAGCGATTCCGCTTAAAATTGCTAG GACAATCCTACAAAATTGGAGAGAAAGTAGGAAACCATGTATTTGAAGATGACCCGGGTGTTCCTAAACAGCATAATTCTTCTGCTCAGAGTTTATCAAACAAGGAGAACCAACAAACAGCATACCGTTGCAAAAAGTGCAGGAGAATTGTTGCTGTGCAGGAGAATGTTGTCAGCCATACGCCTGGTGAAGGTGAATCTTGCTTTCAGTGGCACAACAAACGGAAAGGTGGCCAGTCACATAACAAGGAACAAGATTGCTCATCATTGTTTGTTGAGCCTCTGAAGTGGATGACTCCAG TGGAAGATGGTGCTTTGGAGGGGAAGCTATCGTGCATCCACTGTGGAGCACGGCTTGGATACTTCAACTGGTCAGGAATCCAGTGCAACTGCGGCAGCTGGATTACACCAGCCTTTCAAATTTCGAAGAGCAAAGTTGATATCAGCACGACATAG
- the LOC102712855 gene encoding probable peptide/nitrate transporter At3g43790 isoform X2: MAAGDEVAAAAAPPLPETAYYHEGCPGCAVDRSKALNPGVPYLRFFHIWIIILVSCLPISLLFPFLYFMIRDLHIAKRVEDIGFYAGFVGASYMLGRALTSAAWGMVADYIGRKPVIIFGIFSAFVFNTLFGLSTQYWMAITTRFLLGSLNGLLGPIRAYAIEVCRPEHQAIGLSLVSTSWAIGLIVGPAIGGYLAQPSEKYPNLFPTNSLFGRFPYFLPCLCMSVFCLAILISCIWLPETLHKHATERNGDCENESLSTHLLDSEELAEQHISAAKNKSLFKNWPLMSSIILFCIVSFDDMAYTEIFSLWSESDREYGGLNFSSEDVGQVLGITGASILLYQTFIYPHIVKVLGIINTSRVAIILSMALLFGYASMTYLSRPWLSIVVNIASVLKNNFVVTIVTCSFILQNNSVPQHQRATANGLATTLMSFFKAFAPAGAGFRGHKNANMPFSFQVTKWCSLF; encoded by the exons ATGGCTGCAGGCGACgaggtagcagcagcagctgcgccgccgttgccggagACGGCGTACTACCATGAGGGCTGCCCCGGCTGCGCCGTCGACCGGAGCAAGGCGCTCAACCCCGGCGTCCCCTACCTGCGCTTCTTCCACATCTGGATCATCATCCTCGTCTCAT GTTTGCCGATATCCTTATTATTTCCCTTCTTATACTTCATG ATAAGAGACTTGCATATTGCAAAAAGAGTAGAAGACATTGGATTCTATGCAGGTTTCGTAG gAGCATCATATATGCTTGGTAGAGCTTTAACTTCTGCTGCTTGGGGGATGGTAGCAGATTATATCGGGAGGAAGCCCGTTATCATTTTTGGAATTTTCTCTGC ATTTGTGTTCAATACTCTGTTTGGCCTAAGCACACAATATTGGATGGCGATAACTACACGATTTCTTTTAGGTTCATTAAATGGCTTACTTGGACCAATAAGA GCTTATGCCATAGAAGTTTGTCGACCAGAGCATCAAGCCATTGGGTTATCATTG gtTAGCACCTCATGGGCAATAGGTCTTATTGTTGGGCCAGCTATTGGTGGATATCTTGCACAG CCATCAGAAAAATACCCAAATCTATTTCCTACCAACTCATTATTTGGAAG GTTCCCATATTTTTTACCATGTTTATGTATGTCGGTCTTCTGCCTCGCTATTCTCATAAGCTGCATATGGCTCCCG GAAACACTACATAAGCATGCAACAGAAAGAAATGGAGATTGTGAAAATGAATCTTTGAGTACACATTTACTTGATTCTGAAGAGCTCGCTGAGCAACACATTAGTGCAGCTAAAAATAAGAGCTTATTTAAGAATTGGCCCTTGATGTCATCTATCATCCTTTTCTGCATTGTCTCCTTTGATGACATGGCTTACACAGAG ATATTTTCTCTATGGTCTGAAAGTGACAGAGAATATGGCGGACTAAATTTCTCGTCTGAGGATGTCGGTCAAGTTCTTGGAATTACAG GTGCTAGCATACTTTTATACCAGACATTTATATACCCACATATTGTGAAAGTTCTTGGAATAATCAACACTTCTCGTGTTGCAATA ATTCTTTCTATGGCACTACTTTTTGGTTATGCTTCCATGACTTATCTCTCAAGACCTTGGTTATCCATAGTAGTAAATATTGCATCGGtgcttaaaaataactttgtg GTTACTATTGTTACATGTTCTTTCATTCTTCAGAACAATTCTGTG CCTCAGCATCAAAGAGCAACTGCAAATGGCTTGGCCACCACATTAATGTCCTTCTTCAAGGCATTTGCTCCGGCTGGAGCTG GTTTTCGTGGGCACAAAAACGCCAACatgcctttttctttccag GTGACCAAATGGTGTTCTCTCTTTTAA
- the LOC102713310 gene encoding L-aminoadipate-semialdehyde dehydrogenase-phosphopantetheinyl transferase produces the protein MKEEAKQSSGARRRWLVDASRWRPSPAQFQAAASLLPPHERTAITRFVREDDRKRALVSRLLQYSLVHHALGIPLHQIRIDRTLEGKPYLQNKNGSFPGFNFNTSHQGDYVGIASEPLCLVGLDIVCISKPQGETALEFIKNFSSHLTDHEWNCIVSSGSPDEMLTEFYMYWCLKEAFVKATGAGVGFGLQRLEFHHTNWTDISLSIDGEEARKWRFWLFKIDEMYMASIARGHPEDAIDSFKRTLSDVVVQEEELQGALDIPEEAFTIWTVEQLLQLHD, from the exons ATGAAGGAAGAAGCGAAGCAGAGCAgcggggcgcggcggaggtggctcGTCGACGCCTCCCGCTGGCGCCCCTCCCCCGCCCAGTTCCAGGCCGCAGCttccctcctcccgccgcacGAACGCACCGCCATCACCAG ATTTGTCAGGGAAGACGACAGGAAGCGGGCGCTCGTCAGCCGCCTGCTCCAGTACTCCCTCGTCCACCATGCCCTCGGAATTCCGCTTCACCAAATTCGCATCGACCGCACGCTTGAAGGGAAGCCCTACCTG CAGAATAAAAATGGCAGCTTTCCAGGCTTCAACTTCAACACGTCGCACCAGGGAGACTACGTTGGCATAGCATCTGAGCCTCTCTGCCTCGTTGGCCTGGACATTGTGTGCATCTCCAAGCCTCAGGGAGAAACTGCTTTGGAGTTCATAAAAAACTTTTCTTCCCATCTCACAGATCATGAGTGGAACTGCATTGTTTCTTCTGGTAGTCCTGATGAGATGTTAACTGAGTTCTACAT GTACTGGTGTCTTAAAGAAGCATTTGTCAAAGCTACAGGTGCTGGCGTTGGATTTGGGTTGCAGCGTTTGGAATTCCATCATACAAACTGGACTgatatttctctctctattGATGGAGAAGAAGCTAGGAAATGGAGGTTTTGGCTTTTCAAGATTGACGAAATGTATATG GCATCCATTGCGAGAGGGCATCCTGAGGATGCTATTGACAGCTTCAAGAGAACATTGTCTGATGTGGTTGTTCAGGAAGAAGAATTGCAAGGTGCATTAGATATTCCAGAAGAAGCTTTCACTATATGGACTGTTGAGCAACTTCTACAATTACACGATTAG
- the LOC102712855 gene encoding probable peptide/nitrate transporter At3g43790 isoform X3 — MRAAPAAPSTGARRSTPASPTCASSTSGSSSSSHIRDLHIAKRVEDIGFYAGFVGASYMLGRALTSAAWGMVADYIGRKPVIIFGIFSAFVFNTLFGLSTQYWMAITTRFLLGSLNGLLGPIRAYAIEVCRPEHQAIGLSLVSTSWAIGLIVGPAIGGYLAQPSEKYPNLFPTNSLFGRFPYFLPCLCMSVFCLAILISCIWLPETLHKHATERNGDCENESLSTHLLDSEELAEQHISAAKNKSLFKNWPLMSSIILFCIVSFDDMAYTEIFSLWSESDREYGGLNFSSEDVGQVLGITGASILLYQTFIYPHIVKVLGIINTSRVAIILSMALLFGYASMTYLSRPWLSIVVNIASVLKNNFVVTIVTCSFILQNNSVPQHQRATANGLATTLMSFFKAFAPAGAGIVFSWAQKRQHAFFFPGDQMVFSLLIIIEHLELIWTFRPFLAMP; from the exons ATGAGGGCTGCCCCGGCTGCGCCGTCGACCGGAGCAAGGCGCTCAACCCCGGCGTCCCCTACCTGCGCTTCTTCCACATCTGGATCATCATCCTCGTCTCAT ATAAGAGACTTGCATATTGCAAAAAGAGTAGAAGACATTGGATTCTATGCAGGTTTCGTAG gAGCATCATATATGCTTGGTAGAGCTTTAACTTCTGCTGCTTGGGGGATGGTAGCAGATTATATCGGGAGGAAGCCCGTTATCATTTTTGGAATTTTCTCTGC ATTTGTGTTCAATACTCTGTTTGGCCTAAGCACACAATATTGGATGGCGATAACTACACGATTTCTTTTAGGTTCATTAAATGGCTTACTTGGACCAATAAGA GCTTATGCCATAGAAGTTTGTCGACCAGAGCATCAAGCCATTGGGTTATCATTG gtTAGCACCTCATGGGCAATAGGTCTTATTGTTGGGCCAGCTATTGGTGGATATCTTGCACAG CCATCAGAAAAATACCCAAATCTATTTCCTACCAACTCATTATTTGGAAG GTTCCCATATTTTTTACCATGTTTATGTATGTCGGTCTTCTGCCTCGCTATTCTCATAAGCTGCATATGGCTCCCG GAAACACTACATAAGCATGCAACAGAAAGAAATGGAGATTGTGAAAATGAATCTTTGAGTACACATTTACTTGATTCTGAAGAGCTCGCTGAGCAACACATTAGTGCAGCTAAAAATAAGAGCTTATTTAAGAATTGGCCCTTGATGTCATCTATCATCCTTTTCTGCATTGTCTCCTTTGATGACATGGCTTACACAGAG ATATTTTCTCTATGGTCTGAAAGTGACAGAGAATATGGCGGACTAAATTTCTCGTCTGAGGATGTCGGTCAAGTTCTTGGAATTACAG GTGCTAGCATACTTTTATACCAGACATTTATATACCCACATATTGTGAAAGTTCTTGGAATAATCAACACTTCTCGTGTTGCAATA ATTCTTTCTATGGCACTACTTTTTGGTTATGCTTCCATGACTTATCTCTCAAGACCTTGGTTATCCATAGTAGTAAATATTGCATCGGtgcttaaaaataactttgtg GTTACTATTGTTACATGTTCTTTCATTCTTCAGAACAATTCTGTG CCTCAGCATCAAAGAGCAACTGCAAATGGCTTGGCCACCACATTAATGTCCTTCTTCAAGGCATTTGCTCCGGCTGGAGCTGGTATTGT GTTTTCGTGGGCACAAAAACGCCAACatgcctttttctttccag GTGACCAAATGGTGTTCTCTCTTTTAATCATTATTGAACATCTGGAACTTATTTGGACATTCAGACCATTTCTAGCTATGCCATAG
- the LOC102713582 gene encoding calcium-dependent protein kinase 25 — MGQCCSKGAGKAVAGDEAEPGPSKAEPPSRGTSSNKGKQQPCSPAANKKAASPIGDVLGRAMEEVRATYSIGKELGRGQFGVTHLCTHKATGEKLACKTIAKRKLTSKEDVDDVRREVQIMHHLSGQPNIVDLRGAYEDKQNVHLVMELCAGGELFDRIIARGHYTERAAAALLRAIVGIVHTCHSMGVMHRDLKPENFLLLSKGDNAPLKATDFGLSVFFKEGEVFRDIVGSAYYIAPEVLKRKYGPEADIWSIGVMLYIFLAGVPPFWAESENAIFTAILRGQIDLATDPWPNISSGAKDLVRKMLNINPKERLTAFQVLNHPWIKEDGDAPDVPLDNVVLNRLKQFRAMNQFKKAALRIIAGCLSEEEIKGLKEMFKNIDKDNSGTITLEELKNGLAKQGTKFSDNEIEQLMEAADADGNGMIDYEEFVTATVHMNKMDREEHLYKAFQYFDKDNSGYITKEELEQALKEQGLYDAKEIKEVISEADSNNDGRIDYSEFVAMMRKGSGCAEASNPKKRRDIVL, encoded by the exons ATGGGCCAGTGCTGCTCGAAGGGTGCCGGGaaggccgtcgccggcgacgaggcggagcCGGGGCCATCCAAGGCGGAGCCGCCGAGCCGCGGCACCTCGTCGAACAAAGGCAAGCAGCAGccgtgctcgccggcggccaacAAAAAGGCGGCAAGCCCCATCGGCGACGTGCTCGGGCGGGCCATGGAGGAGGTGCGCGCGACGTACTCGATCGGCAAGGAGCTCGGGCGCGGGCAGTTCGGGGTGACCCACCTGTGCACCCACAAGGCAACCGGCGAGAAGCTGGCGTGCAAGACGATCGCGAAGCGGAAGCTGACGAGCAAGGAGGACGTCGACGACGTCCGCCGCGAGGTGCAGATCATGCACCACCTCTCCGGCCAGCCCAACATCGTCGACCTCCGGGGCGCCTACGAGGACAAGCAGAACGTCCACCTGGTGATGGAGctctgcgccggcggcgagctcttcGACCGCATCATCGCCAGGGGCCACTACACggagcgcgccgcggcggcgctcctccGCGCCATCGTGGGCATCGTGCACACCTGCCACTCCATGGGGGTGATGCACCGCGACCTCAAGCCGGAGAACTTCCTGCTGCTGAGCAAGGGCGACAACGCGCCGCTCAAGGCCACCGACTTCGGCCTCTCCGTCTTCTTCAAGGAGGGCGAGGTGTTCCGCGACATCGTCGGCAGCGCCTACTACATCGCGCCGGAGGTGCTCAAGCGCAAGTACGGCCCCGAGGCCGACATCTGGAGCATCGGCGTCATGCTCTACATCTTCCTCGCCGGTGTGCCGCCCTTCTGGGCCGAGTCCGAGAACGCCATCTTCACCGCCATCCTCCGCGGCCAGATCGACCTCGCCACCGACCCATGGCCCAACATCTCCTCCGGCGCCAAGGACCTCGTCAGGAAGATGCTCAACATCAACCCCAAGGAGAGGCTTACAGCATTCCAAGTGCTCA ATCACCCGTGGATCAAAGAAGATGGTGATGCTCCTGATGTGCCACTTGACAATGTTGTTCTCAACAGGCTCAAGCAGTTCAGGGCCATGAACCAGTTCAAGAAAGCTGCATTGAGA ATTATAGCCGGATGCCTGTCAGAGGAGGAGATCAAAGGGCTCAAGGAAATGTTCAAGAACATCGACAAGGACAACAGCGGGACAATTACACTTGAGGAACTTAAGAACGGGTTAGCAAAGCAGGGCACCAAGTTTTCAGACAACGAAATTGAGCAACTGATGGAAGCA GCTGATGCCGATGGCAATGGAATGATCGACTATGAGGAGTTCGTCACCGCGACGGTGCACATGAACAAAATGGATCGAGAAGAGCACCTTTACAAAGCATTCCAGTACTTTGACAAGGACAATAGTGG GTACATCACAAAGGAGGAGCTCGAGCAAGCCTTGAAGGAACAAGGGTTGTACGACGCCAAGGAGATCAAGGAGGTCATCTCAGAGGCAGACTCTAATAAT GATGGGCGGATAGATTATTCAGAGTTTGTGGCCATGATGAGGAAAGGATCAGGCTGTGCAGAAGCATCAAACCCGAAGAAGAGGCGAGATATAGTTCTATAG